From a single Alkalihalophilus pseudofirmus genomic region:
- the proC gene encoding pyrroline-5-carboxylate reductase, which translates to MIQQNVAFIGAGSMAEAIFAGLIKQKMVRAENIYVTNRSNLDRLNHLKETYGVQTSTNKEEILKKADVVILAMKPVGVKDSIEEIRSFTSENQLFLSVLAGITTEYISELLGHDAPVIRIMPNTSAAVGSSATMIAAGDGVTKDQLTIAEELFKSVGMVKTVPEHDIDSLTAIAGSGPAYMYYLVEGMQQSLEELNLDQDLGEEVILQMMQGAIDLMKSTDKSPRELYQNVKSPGGTTEAGLNVLEDNDYQDIIIECIKGAAKRSRDITKELSTVREKTLS; encoded by the coding sequence GTGATACAACAGAATGTTGCTTTTATTGGTGCAGGATCGATGGCAGAAGCGATCTTTGCAGGATTGATTAAACAAAAAATGGTCCGAGCGGAGAATATCTATGTGACAAACCGCTCAAATCTTGACCGCCTGAACCATTTAAAGGAAACGTATGGTGTACAAACGAGTACGAATAAAGAAGAAATTTTAAAGAAAGCAGATGTTGTTATTCTTGCGATGAAACCTGTTGGTGTGAAGGATTCAATAGAAGAAATTCGTTCATTCACTTCAGAAAACCAACTATTCTTATCGGTTCTTGCAGGTATAACAACTGAATATATTTCAGAATTGCTTGGTCACGATGCGCCTGTGATTCGAATTATGCCAAACACGTCAGCTGCTGTTGGTTCATCTGCAACAATGATTGCAGCGGGCGATGGTGTAACAAAGGATCAGCTGACTATTGCAGAGGAACTATTTAAATCAGTCGGTATGGTTAAAACAGTGCCTGAACATGATATTGACAGCCTTACTGCGATCGCAGGCAGCGGTCCTGCTTATATGTACTATCTTGTTGAAGGGATGCAGCAATCTCTTGAGGAGCTTAACCTTGATCAAGATCTAGGAGAAGAAGTCATTTTACAGATGATGCAAGGGGCAATTGATTTAATGAAATCAACAGATAAGTCTCCTCGTGAACTATATCAAAATGTAAAAAGTCCAGGCGGTACAACAGAAGCTGGATTAAATGTTCTTGAAGACAATGATTATCAAGACATTATTATTGAATGTATTAAAGGAGCAGCAAAGCGCTCTCGCGATATTACGAAAGAATTATCAACTGTACGTGAGAAAACACTTAGCTAA
- the proB gene encoding glutamate 5-kinase, producing MTDKKRIVVKIGSSSLTSRNGEISLRKLDRLVDEIALIKEEGHEVVLVSSGAVAAGYRKLGLIERPTKLAEKQAAASIGQCLLMEAYSERFISHGYIASQILITRSDFSDQMRYMNARNTIQVLLERGVVPIVNENDTITIKQLKFGDNDTLSAKVAGLVEADELIILSDIDGLYDDNPKTNPEATLLEEVREITPEIEAAAGDSNSDVGTGGMSSKIDAVKISLAAGIETFIGDANKSNILSDAVHHSARGTYFKPDEKEDGLDVTQHWIAFNSGSKGEVIIDDGARVAITEEQSHLLPQGVREVNGDFDCGDVVVIRHLNGEEVGRGVINYSAEQLRKIKRLKLNDIPADIKVTKSEAIRQDEFVCVPSVTMS from the coding sequence TTGACAGACAAAAAACGTATCGTAGTAAAAATTGGAAGCAGTTCATTGACTAGCCGTAACGGTGAGATCAGCCTACGTAAACTTGACCGTTTAGTCGATGAGATCGCACTTATTAAAGAAGAGGGTCATGAGGTCGTATTAGTTTCTTCAGGAGCTGTTGCAGCAGGTTACAGGAAGCTTGGCTTAATTGAGCGCCCTACTAAACTTGCAGAAAAACAAGCAGCCGCTTCAATCGGACAATGTCTATTAATGGAGGCATACTCTGAGCGCTTCATTTCTCACGGGTATATTGCCTCGCAAATTTTAATTACGCGCAGTGATTTCTCTGATCAAATGCGTTACATGAACGCACGTAACACGATTCAAGTCTTGCTTGAACGCGGCGTCGTTCCAATTGTTAATGAAAATGATACGATTACAATTAAACAGCTGAAATTCGGCGATAACGATACCTTGTCAGCAAAAGTAGCCGGCCTTGTCGAGGCTGATGAATTAATCATTCTTTCTGATATTGACGGGTTATATGATGACAATCCTAAAACGAATCCTGAAGCTACCCTATTAGAAGAAGTACGTGAAATCACTCCTGAAATTGAGGCTGCCGCCGGAGATTCTAACAGTGATGTAGGTACAGGTGGAATGAGCTCTAAGATCGATGCGGTGAAAATCTCTTTAGCTGCAGGCATTGAAACGTTTATCGGGGATGCGAACAAGTCGAATATTCTCTCAGATGCTGTGCATCATTCAGCTAGAGGAACATATTTCAAACCGGATGAAAAAGAAGACGGTCTTGATGTCACTCAGCACTGGATTGCATTTAACTCTGGCTCTAAAGGAGAAGTCATCATTGATGATGGCGCCAGAGTTGCGATCACAGAAGAACAAAGCCACCTCCTCCCTCAAGGCGTACGTGAAGTAAATGGAGACTTTGACTGCGGGGATGTTGTAGTTATACGCCACCTGAATGGCGAGGAAGTTGGCCGCGGCGTTATTAACTATTCGGCTGAACAACTGCGTAAAATTAAACGTCTGAAACTTAATGATATACCTGCTGATATAAAAGTGACGAAAAGTGAAGCAATTCGTCAAGATGAATTTGTTTGTGTTCCAAGTGTAACTATGTCCTAA
- a CDS encoding DUF3900 domain-containing protein yields MDFTIQYLSFFVINVEGQGEQANKTYKHYQTLDHTSYENHALKDFLDGELMKVAKRKVEQNPKSEQVPTKIGRFVVEPGYDLDTNPNYNQFNRIRLAETSEDFKRHSEQLVHAYMDTSAIRGGALLVIRAKLNKYMDDPFVFVLKCDFEQKVASITDEKTLIHHVNRAITTKNMKSIQYPYMPEEGMVEEWELKVHQSSHARYFEDFLKFVEYNKSMPELVKHQMIEMAQQHIADTYQEASPEREQEEEFIEAWSNTPVREMQEKWTPDQVVEASAPIIEHQPEIELKLKLDHIDVRAMLSDFGECLHIAKVNGKYVIVIEGDSFTFEKGVSPVEFLRPDDLEEVLKRVGR; encoded by the coding sequence ATGGATTTTACGATACAGTACTTATCATTTTTTGTGATCAATGTGGAAGGACAAGGAGAGCAAGCTAATAAGACATATAAGCATTATCAGACACTCGATCATACGTCTTATGAAAACCATGCGTTAAAAGATTTCTTAGATGGGGAATTAATGAAAGTGGCGAAGCGAAAAGTAGAACAAAATCCGAAATCAGAGCAGGTGCCGACTAAAATTGGACGCTTTGTCGTAGAACCGGGTTATGATCTAGATACTAATCCTAATTACAACCAATTTAATCGGATTCGTTTAGCCGAGACATCTGAGGATTTTAAACGCCATAGTGAGCAGCTCGTTCATGCTTATATGGATACGAGTGCGATCCGCGGCGGTGCTTTGCTTGTCATTAGAGCTAAATTGAATAAATACATGGATGACCCTTTTGTCTTTGTTTTAAAATGTGATTTTGAACAGAAGGTAGCAAGTATTACGGATGAGAAAACGTTGATTCATCATGTCAATCGTGCGATTACAACAAAGAATATGAAATCCATTCAATACCCTTATATGCCAGAAGAAGGAATGGTCGAGGAGTGGGAGCTGAAGGTTCATCAATCCTCCCATGCAAGATATTTTGAAGACTTCTTGAAATTTGTGGAATACAATAAATCAATGCCTGAACTTGTAAAGCATCAAATGATCGAAATGGCGCAGCAGCATATAGCCGACACGTATCAAGAAGCAAGTCCAGAAAGAGAGCAGGAAGAAGAGTTTATTGAAGCATGGTCCAATACGCCTGTACGTGAAATGCAGGAGAAATGGACGCCCGATCAGGTGGTAGAAGCTTCTGCACCGATCATTGAGCATCAACCAGAGATTGAATTGAAGCTAAAGCTAGACCATATCGATGTGCGTGCCATGCTATCAGATTTCGGTGAATGTCTGCATATTGCTAAAGTAAACGGTAAATACGTGATTGTCATAGAAGGAGATTCATTTACGTTTGAAAAAGGCGTTTCGCCAGTAGAATTTTTGAGGCCGGATGATTTAGAGGAAGTGTTGAAGAGGGTAGGGAGATAG
- a CDS encoding diacylglycerol/lipid kinase family protein: MYNKAMLIYNGSAGSNDIKASLAEAVEGLESYINELTLMKTLKKGDAETFCLERASQFDLIIIMGGDGTVHECVNGLIKLKESPPIFILPTGTCNDFARSLNIPLKIDAACEAFEEAKMIQSDIGTVNGRAFSNFFGVGLITKASEGTNDDLKQSIGKFSYFVSALQSMQQAAPFSYTLKTKEGVENDEAVMILAMNGHSLGTTSLYHEKSSLTDGLLDIYLIREAGLSLLKNLFNKATSPTFPDEMEGIDFIQTSSFELEIEQKEEVDIDGEIYLETPASVHLDQKSLPFLSFSINQ; the protein is encoded by the coding sequence ATGTATAACAAAGCGATGCTGATCTATAACGGCTCTGCCGGAAGCAATGATATTAAAGCCTCCCTAGCTGAAGCAGTCGAAGGACTTGAGTCTTATATCAATGAATTAACCTTAATGAAAACACTAAAAAAAGGAGATGCGGAAACCTTTTGTTTAGAGCGTGCATCTCAATTTGATCTTATTATCATTATGGGCGGTGACGGGACAGTACACGAATGTGTAAATGGATTAATCAAGCTTAAGGAATCGCCCCCTATTTTTATTCTTCCAACAGGCACATGCAATGACTTTGCTAGATCCTTGAACATTCCACTTAAAATAGATGCAGCATGTGAAGCTTTTGAAGAGGCAAAAATGATCCAATCAGACATAGGTACAGTAAATGGCCGAGCCTTCTCCAATTTCTTTGGGGTAGGACTTATCACAAAAGCATCTGAAGGGACAAATGATGATCTTAAACAAAGCATAGGGAAGTTCAGCTATTTTGTCAGCGCACTGCAGTCGATGCAACAGGCCGCTCCCTTTTCCTATACTCTCAAAACAAAGGAAGGTGTAGAAAATGATGAAGCTGTAATGATCCTCGCCATGAACGGTCATTCCCTAGGTACCACCAGTTTATATCACGAAAAATCCAGCCTGACAGATGGCTTGTTAGATATTTATCTAATAAGAGAAGCGGGATTATCTTTGTTAAAAAATTTGTTTAATAAGGCTACTTCCCCAACATTCCCTGATGAAATGGAAGGAATCGACTTTATCCAGACAAGCTCGTTCGAATTAGAAATTGAGCAAAAAGAAGAAGTTGATATAGACGGGGAAATCTATTTAGAAACGCCAGCTAGCGTTCATTTAGATCAGAAGTCATTACCGTTTCTATCTTTCTCAATAAACCAATAA
- a CDS encoding DUF4395 domain-containing protein, which produces MSIPKPLVQVNQVFLIVFVLLSWLISPLLFVIPLIVGIIALAFRRNIIMRAFTPFLKRPAQEYVQEDAAQQRFNQWIATICLAVAFISYSFGFEIIMYIMSGMIVLAAALALSGYCIGCTIRYRYMMWKYNKKNSHSS; this is translated from the coding sequence ATGAGTATCCCGAAACCACTTGTACAAGTTAACCAAGTGTTTCTTATCGTATTTGTACTATTAAGCTGGTTAATAAGCCCGCTTTTATTCGTCATCCCTTTAATTGTTGGAATCATCGCACTTGCATTCAGGCGCAACATTATCATGCGAGCATTCACACCTTTCTTAAAAAGGCCGGCTCAAGAATACGTACAAGAAGATGCAGCTCAGCAGCGATTTAATCAGTGGATTGCGACGATTTGTTTAGCTGTGGCCTTTATCAGCTATAGCTTTGGCTTTGAAATCATCATGTACATCATGTCTGGTATGATTGTTCTAGCTGCTGCTCTTGCTCTTTCCGGCTACTGTATTGGCTGTACGATCCGCTATCGTTATATGATGTGGAAATATAATAAAAAGAATAGTCATAGCAGCTGA
- a CDS encoding DNA-3-methyladenine glycosylase codes for MPHTILPRAFYDQPTLDLAKSLLGKQLVHETSEGICSGYIVETEAYRGPDDQAAHSYQNLRTKRTEVMFGENGHCYAHVMHTHCLINVVSGGVDRPEGVLIRALEPVSGIDLMYKRREKAKRDKDLTSGPGKLTKALNITKADYGKPFFQPPLYIAEGKEVSQISMGPRIGIDNSGEAKDYPWRFWETGNPYVSR; via the coding sequence ATGCCTCACACCATTTTACCGCGCGCTTTTTATGATCAACCGACACTCGACTTAGCTAAATCGCTTTTAGGTAAACAGTTGGTACACGAAACAAGTGAAGGAATCTGTTCAGGCTATATTGTTGAAACGGAAGCTTACCGAGGGCCGGATGATCAAGCGGCACATAGTTATCAAAATTTGAGGACAAAGCGAACAGAAGTAATGTTTGGTGAAAACGGACACTGTTATGCCCATGTGATGCATACTCATTGCTTAATTAATGTCGTAAGTGGTGGAGTCGATCGGCCGGAAGGTGTACTGATCAGGGCTTTAGAGCCAGTTAGCGGGATTGATCTTATGTACAAAAGGCGAGAGAAAGCGAAACGGGACAAAGATTTGACGAGCGGCCCTGGAAAATTAACCAAGGCGCTCAATATTACCAAAGCAGATTACGGCAAGCCATTCTTTCAACCGCCGCTATATATTGCGGAAGGAAAAGAAGTGAGTCAAATCTCGATGGGTCCTCGAATTGGAATTGATAACAGCGGGGAAGCGAAAGACTATCCTTGGCGTTTTTGGGAAACGGGTAATCCTTATGTATCTAGATAA
- a CDS encoding acrylyl-CoA reductase family protein codes for MRTFDAFVIDLEDGKTKLERKQVTEEFLGEGEVTIEVAYSSVNYKDGLATLPKQIIRNYPLIPGIDLSGTVIESKDDRFKEGDEVIATSYEIGVSHHGGFSEIARVPADWVVPLPDGLSLKEAMVLGTAGFTAALSVQKLEDQGITPEAGPVLVTGATGGVGSVAVDILTKNGYEVHASTGKESEHGYLRELGAVEILNREDLTPEDRKPLRKEVYAAAVDPVGGRTLEHILSTLKYGGSVATSGLTGGNKVETTVFPFILRGINWLGVDSVFCPMDVRKKIWDRLASDYKPNHLTAGIVNEITLDELPDTLSSILKGEVRGRTIVKLK; via the coding sequence ATGCGTACATTTGATGCGTTTGTGATTGATCTTGAAGACGGAAAAACAAAGCTTGAGCGCAAGCAGGTAACGGAAGAATTTTTAGGTGAAGGAGAAGTGACGATTGAAGTCGCTTATTCAAGTGTAAACTATAAAGACGGACTAGCTACTTTACCAAAACAGATTATCCGGAACTATCCGTTAATTCCAGGGATTGATCTATCAGGTACTGTCATCGAATCAAAAGATGACCGTTTTAAAGAGGGGGATGAGGTCATAGCCACTAGTTATGAAATAGGCGTGTCTCATCATGGCGGCTTTAGTGAAATTGCTAGGGTGCCAGCTGATTGGGTTGTTCCTTTGCCTGACGGTTTATCACTAAAAGAAGCAATGGTGCTTGGTACAGCTGGATTCACGGCAGCTTTATCTGTCCAAAAGCTTGAAGATCAAGGTATCACGCCTGAAGCTGGGCCAGTCCTTGTGACAGGTGCTACAGGCGGTGTCGGCAGTGTAGCCGTTGATATTTTAACAAAGAATGGCTATGAAGTGCATGCTAGTACTGGGAAAGAAAGTGAGCATGGCTACTTACGTGAGCTAGGTGCTGTTGAAATCTTAAATAGAGAAGATTTAACACCAGAAGACAGGAAGCCGCTTCGGAAGGAAGTGTATGCCGCAGCAGTTGACCCAGTCGGAGGAAGAACTCTTGAACATATTCTAAGTACGCTGAAATACGGGGGCTCTGTAGCTACAAGCGGACTGACTGGCGGTAATAAAGTAGAGACGACCGTCTTCCCGTTTATCTTAAGAGGGATTAACTGGCTCGGTGTCGATTCAGTTTTCTGTCCAATGGATGTACGCAAGAAGATTTGGGACAGACTTGCATCTGACTACAAGCCAAATCATTTAACAGCAGGCATTGTTAATGAGATCACTCTAGATGAGCTGCCTGATACGTTATCAAGCATTTTAAAAGGTGAGGTACGAGGCAGAACAATTGTAAAGTTGAAGTAA
- a CDS encoding uroporphyrinogen-III synthase, with translation MGKPLAGKTIALTASRKVEEMSTLIEKQGGNVIVRPMQGTVYVAKEEIVSELKEMIDQGVDWFVLTTGIGTEKLVELAEEIGLKDELIERLAHAKIAARGYKTKNALKKLGLTADISDEDGTTNGLIHAMESTSFKGSKVAVQLHGIPSPNLRTFFENEEAEVVEVLPYRHIAPDEEEVKTLYEEVVEGKVDAVCFTTFLQVRALFQYAESIKKEETLLNQFNKKVLAVAVGKVTAEALTNAQVTRVIVPERERMGAMIVELAKFMDADE, from the coding sequence ATGGGGAAACCATTAGCAGGTAAAACAATTGCATTGACAGCGTCGCGTAAAGTCGAGGAGATGAGCACGCTGATTGAAAAACAGGGCGGGAATGTGATCGTGCGGCCGATGCAAGGAACGGTGTATGTTGCGAAAGAGGAAATTGTTTCAGAATTAAAAGAAATGATTGATCAAGGAGTAGATTGGTTTGTCCTTACAACGGGTATAGGGACAGAGAAGCTCGTTGAGTTAGCTGAAGAGATTGGTTTGAAAGATGAATTAATCGAGCGATTAGCTCATGCGAAGATTGCAGCAAGAGGCTACAAAACGAAAAATGCATTAAAAAAGCTTGGGTTAACAGCAGATATTAGTGACGAGGATGGAACGACAAATGGACTGATCCACGCAATGGAATCTACTTCATTTAAAGGTAGTAAAGTAGCGGTGCAGCTTCATGGTATCCCTTCTCCAAACCTTCGTACATTTTTTGAAAACGAGGAAGCAGAAGTTGTTGAAGTCTTGCCATATCGTCATATTGCTCCTGATGAAGAAGAAGTTAAAACACTTTATGAAGAAGTAGTTGAAGGAAAAGTTGATGCGGTCTGCTTTACTACATTTCTGCAAGTGAGAGCATTGTTTCAGTATGCGGAATCTATCAAGAAAGAAGAGACGCTGCTCAATCAATTCAATAAAAAAGTCTTAGCAGTTGCAGTTGGTAAAGTGACAGCTGAAGCGTTAACTAATGCCCAAGTGACAAGAGTCATTGTGCCCGAAAGAGAGAGAATGGGTGCCATGATCGTCGAGCTTGCTAAATTTATGGATGCGGATGAATAG
- the pepF gene encoding oligoendopeptidase F produces MVLSTYSSRKEVPEHEKWDVSDIYSSLDEWREDVAAIEEMTVKLKEFDGKIEDGHSLYDFLSMQEKLSFHLSKVVVYARLQVDVDTRDKKAESLLDEATQLSVKASTAVSFFRPFILSLDKSTLQEYISEVEGLTYFEDDLMDLYRYKPHVLSKEKEEVLTQLGEALSSPSKTFGMINNADIKFGLVTKDDGEKVELTRGMYEKLLKNEDRNKRKEAYHAYYKPYVELNNTIASTLSSAIKTNVTVSKMKNYPSALEKSLFADQVPKEVYDKLIEATKNHLAPYHRYQKIRKEMLGVDELRQYDLSIPLVKGVDKDIPYDEAYDLMLKALAPLGEEYVETLAEFKDKRYIDVRETPGKRSGAYNMGLYGVHPFVLLNHQDNLNSLFTLAHEMGHAMHSYLSAKHQPQITAGYTIFVAEVASTVNEVLLIHYLLNQSTDDKTRKYLVNDFIDKFKGTFFTQVMFANFEKDTHELAEAGKPLTAEVFNEVYEQLFREYNGPDMVFDEEVKYGWSRIPHFYRPFYVYKYATGFAAAIQLANGLLENKEGAKEAYLEFLQSGSSDYPLELLKKAGVDLTTSEPIEKALAFFTELVDEFEGK; encoded by the coding sequence ATCGTATTGAGCACATATTCTTCTCGCAAAGAGGTACCAGAACACGAAAAATGGGATGTTTCCGATATTTACTCTTCTTTAGATGAATGGAGAGAAGATGTAGCAGCCATTGAAGAAATGACAGTAAAGCTTAAAGAGTTTGATGGAAAGATTGAGGATGGACATTCCTTGTACGATTTTTTATCAATGCAGGAAAAACTAAGCTTTCATTTATCTAAAGTGGTCGTCTATGCCAGACTTCAAGTAGATGTTGATACTCGCGATAAGAAGGCTGAATCCTTACTTGATGAAGCGACTCAACTAAGTGTAAAAGCAAGTACTGCAGTCTCTTTTTTCAGACCTTTCATCTTAAGTCTTGATAAGTCCACCCTTCAAGAATACATATCAGAAGTAGAAGGGCTGACTTATTTTGAAGACGATTTAATGGATCTGTATCGCTATAAGCCCCATGTCTTAAGTAAAGAAAAAGAAGAGGTGTTAACTCAGCTCGGCGAAGCCCTGTCCTCTCCTAGTAAAACCTTTGGCATGATTAATAATGCAGATATTAAATTCGGTCTAGTGACAAAAGATGATGGCGAGAAAGTAGAATTAACGCGCGGCATGTATGAAAAACTGCTTAAAAACGAAGACCGCAACAAGCGAAAAGAAGCGTATCATGCGTATTACAAGCCTTATGTGGAGCTGAATAATACAATTGCTTCAACCCTGTCATCAGCCATTAAAACAAATGTCACCGTCTCTAAAATGAAGAATTATCCGTCAGCACTTGAAAAATCACTGTTTGCCGATCAAGTTCCAAAAGAAGTGTATGATAAGCTGATTGAAGCAACGAAAAATCACCTTGCGCCTTACCACCGCTATCAAAAGATTAGAAAAGAAATGCTCGGTGTGGATGAACTCCGTCAGTACGATTTATCCATTCCGCTAGTTAAAGGTGTAGATAAGGATATACCTTACGATGAAGCATATGATTTAATGCTTAAAGCCTTGGCTCCGCTTGGCGAGGAGTATGTAGAGACTTTAGCTGAATTTAAAGACAAACGCTACATTGATGTCCGTGAAACGCCAGGCAAACGTTCAGGCGCTTATAATATGGGGCTGTATGGGGTTCACCCATTCGTACTCCTTAACCATCAAGATAATTTAAACAGCTTATTTACACTCGCCCATGAAATGGGTCACGCAATGCACAGCTACCTGTCAGCGAAGCATCAGCCGCAAATCACAGCCGGCTATACGATCTTCGTCGCCGAAGTTGCATCAACAGTAAATGAAGTGTTACTCATTCATTACTTACTCAACCAATCGACAGACGATAAAACAAGAAAATATTTAGTGAATGATTTTATTGACAAGTTTAAAGGCACGTTCTTCACTCAAGTAATGTTTGCGAACTTCGAAAAGGATACTCACGAGTTAGCAGAAGCCGGCAAGCCGCTTACTGCTGAGGTGTTTAATGAGGTATATGAGCAGTTGTTCCGTGAATACAACGGACCTGATATGGTATTTGATGAGGAAGTAAAATACGGATGGTCTAGAATTCCGCATTTCTACCGCCCATTCTACGTGTATAAGTACGCTACAGGATTCGCAGCGGCTATTCAACTAGCCAACGGTCTCTTAGAAAATAAAGAAGGTGCAAAAGAAGCGTACCTTGAATTCCTGCAAAGCGGAAGTTCTGATTATCCGCTTGAGCTGCTTAAAAAGGCCGGTGTAGATTTAACGACATCTGAGCCAATCGAGAAAGCCTTAGCATTCTTTACGGAGTTAGTCGATGAATTTGAAGGAAAATAG
- a CDS encoding CDGSH iron-sulfur domain-containing protein: protein MAEDKKVTLKINDNGSIRVTGDVELLDGEGKPFPKKPAFSLCMCGQSKSLPFCDGSHKTNGYQNKIRVPE from the coding sequence ATGGCTGAAGACAAAAAAGTAACGTTAAAAATTAATGATAATGGCTCAATACGAGTGACCGGAGATGTTGAACTACTCGACGGGGAGGGTAAGCCTTTTCCTAAAAAACCTGCCTTCTCTCTCTGTATGTGCGGACAATCAAAGTCCCTTCCATTCTGTGACGGCTCTCACAAAACGAATGGCTATCAAAATAAGATCCGCGTACCAGAATAA
- a CDS encoding glycerophosphodiester phosphodiesterase — protein MNNTCEIFAHRGSSIDHPENTMAAFQAAYEIGADGIEFDVQLTKDLVPVVIHDETLDRTTTGYGLVSDHTKEQLKTLDAGTWFDTQYADESIPTLEEVLVWASDKFIKLNIELKGHVNQRESLIQKVIPMIQTYQLERHVILSSFDHVCIKEVKKLAPEMEAAAIVTAALHEPLTYLRSLGVEGYHYMSPLLLKEEAGVLIDAGVHIRPYTVNEEDMLRRYIQWGCAGIFTDHPKLALTIRDEK, from the coding sequence ATGAACAACACCTGTGAAATTTTTGCACATCGTGGCTCTTCAATAGATCATCCAGAAAATACAATGGCTGCGTTTCAGGCAGCTTATGAGATCGGAGCAGATGGAATTGAATTTGATGTTCAATTAACAAAGGACTTAGTACCGGTAGTGATTCATGATGAAACACTCGATCGAACGACCACGGGGTACGGCCTAGTATCAGATCACACAAAAGAGCAGCTGAAAACACTGGATGCGGGAACATGGTTTGACACTCAATATGCAGATGAGTCCATTCCTACCTTAGAAGAAGTGCTTGTTTGGGCGAGTGATAAGTTTATTAAATTGAATATAGAATTAAAAGGTCATGTGAATCAACGTGAATCGCTTATTCAAAAAGTCATCCCAATGATTCAGACCTATCAACTCGAAAGACACGTAATTCTCTCATCCTTCGATCACGTTTGTATAAAAGAAGTTAAGAAATTGGCACCTGAAATGGAAGCAGCAGCCATCGTAACCGCTGCCCTGCATGAGCCTTTAACGTATCTTCGTTCCCTAGGCGTAGAAGGGTATCACTATATGTCGCCCCTCTTACTGAAGGAAGAGGCAGGGGTACTTATAGATGCAGGTGTACACATTCGACCTTATACAGTCAATGAAGAGGATATGCTGAGAAGGTACATTCAATGGGGCTGTGCTGGTATTTTTACGGATCACCCTAAGTTAGCTTTAACTATAAGAGATGAAAAATAA